One genomic region from Thermoanaerobacterales bacterium encodes:
- a CDS encoding A24 family peptidase produces MLTTYETAMLVGCLAPALIAAYTDVRRYIVDDRVSISILLAGLTAAILAGRLGDALLGAGVAGALLLVCCLMGGMGGGDLKLATGLGMWFSYPGVSYVLAAGGLIAVVWGAYRLACLGKLRSWAKTFGLGLMLRAWGVKGAIPMGQLPEDGSVPQEAVPFGTCLALAAWGYAVWLLFGGRGLNS; encoded by the coding sequence GTGCTGACCACATACGAAACAGCTATGCTTGTCGGGTGCCTGGCGCCCGCTCTGATCGCCGCCTACACCGATGTCCGCCGGTACATTGTTGACGACCGCGTGAGTATTTCGATCTTGCTGGCCGGGCTTACGGCAGCCATCCTCGCCGGCCGCCTTGGTGACGCGCTGTTAGGCGCAGGAGTCGCCGGCGCCCTACTTTTGGTGTGTTGCCTGATGGGAGGCATGGGCGGCGGGGACCTGAAGCTGGCGACCGGTTTGGGGATGTGGTTTTCCTATCCAGGCGTGAGCTATGTACTGGCGGCAGGGGGCCTCATCGCCGTTGTGTGGGGCGCGTACCGTTTGGCCTGTCTCGGGAAACTGCGTTCTTGGGCCAAGACCTTCGGGTTGGGGCTTATGCTCCGGGCATGGGGAGTAAAAGGAGCTATACCGATGGGCCAGCTTCCCGAAGACGGAAGCGTCCCGCAGGAGGCGGTGCCCTTCGGGACGTGCCTGGCGTTGGCCGCCTGGGGATATGCCGTATGGCTACTTTTTGGGGGAAGGGGGTTGAATTCATAA
- a CDS encoding RcpC/CpaB family pilus assembly protein, giving the protein MSLPVPTRDIPAYTVIASEDVTLKEFVKGAEEPTSAREPKDVVGYITTAPLTKGWQINKRVLTDKEAFGDKQVVGVNVDAARAGGVKAGDIVDVYWLTPEQGAWTASMSSRLVAQNATVLKVCDERGQPLDETQSVVQGAVNPVAPPKRTPSVVYLLLDPADVGKVIGGAMPKSSFIALAKKTKWSVTPVQEVMPGAESATQGNAAPATPAQTR; this is encoded by the coding sequence GTGTCCCTACCCGTCCCCACCAGGGATATCCCGGCCTACACCGTAATCGCGTCTGAAGATGTGACACTTAAAGAGTTCGTAAAGGGCGCCGAGGAGCCGACGAGCGCCCGGGAGCCCAAGGATGTTGTCGGCTACATCACCACCGCGCCCCTAACCAAGGGGTGGCAGATAAACAAGCGTGTGCTCACCGACAAGGAAGCGTTCGGCGACAAGCAGGTGGTCGGCGTCAACGTGGACGCCGCCCGGGCGGGGGGCGTGAAAGCGGGCGACATAGTGGACGTGTACTGGCTCACGCCCGAACAGGGAGCCTGGACCGCCTCAATGTCCTCCCGCCTGGTGGCCCAGAACGCGACGGTGCTCAAGGTCTGCGATGAGCGCGGACAGCCTCTTGACGAAACGCAGTCCGTCGTCCAGGGCGCCGTGAATCCTGTCGCGCCACCCAAGAGAACGCCGTCGGTGGTCTATCTGCTCCTTGACCCCGCCGATGTCGGTAAAGTAATCGGCGGGGCTATGCCAAAGTCGAGTTTCATTGCCCTGGCCAAGAAGACCAAGTGGTCCGTGACCCCGGTGCAGGAGGTGATGCCTGGTGCTGAAAGCGCTACGCAAGGAAACGCCGCTCCAGCCACCCCAGCCCAAACACGTTAG